A single window of Paenibacillus sp. FSL H8-0537 DNA harbors:
- the ndk gene encoding nucleoside-diphosphate kinase, translating to MSRTFVMVKPDGVKRGLIGNIVARFEEKGFELVQAKLMNVDVALAKQHYVEHVEKPFFGELVDFITSGKVFAMILEGPDAVQNARNIIGKTNPKEAQPGSIRGDYALSVESNIVHGSDSDESAAREIKLFFQQ from the coding sequence ATGAGTCGTACTTTTGTAATGGTGAAACCGGATGGGGTTAAACGCGGCCTAATTGGCAATATCGTAGCAAGGTTTGAGGAAAAAGGGTTTGAGCTTGTACAAGCCAAGCTGATGAATGTAGATGTAGCGCTTGCTAAGCAGCATTATGTGGAGCATGTGGAAAAACCATTTTTCGGCGAATTGGTAGATTTCATTACTTCCGGCAAGGTGTTTGCGATGATTTTGGAAGGGCCCGATGCGGTGCAAAATGCAAGAAACATCATTGGCAAAACCAATCCGAAGGAAGCTCAGCCCGGATCGATTCGCGGCGATTATGCGTTATCCGTTGAAAGCAACATCGTACATGGTTCAGACTCAGATGAAAGCGCTGCTCGCGAAATTAAATTATTTTTTCAACAATAG
- a CDS encoding globin, whose protein sequence is MNRNISLYEALGGDRSLRLIVEAFYPKVQAHPLLGPLFPEDINPVMEKQHMFLTQFFGGPTLFSDAFGHPMMRARHMPFEITPQRAEAWLDCMNRALQEVGIEDELRQFVIERLSGPAHHFVNTPE, encoded by the coding sequence ATGAATAGGAATATAAGCCTCTATGAAGCACTTGGAGGAGATAGGTCTTTAAGACTTATTGTGGAAGCATTTTACCCGAAGGTACAAGCTCATCCCCTTCTTGGTCCGCTGTTTCCGGAAGATATTAATCCGGTTATGGAGAAGCAGCACATGTTTCTCACCCAGTTTTTTGGAGGGCCAACGCTGTTTTCTGATGCTTTCGGCCATCCGATGATGCGTGCTCGGCATATGCCTTTCGAGATTACGCCACAGCGTGCTGAGGCTTGGCTCGATTGTATGAACAGAGCGCTACAGGAAGTAGGCATTGAGGACGAGCTAAGACAATTTGTAATTGAACGACTATCAGGACCTGCCCATCATTTTGTAAACACACCGGAATAG
- the glpX gene encoding class II fructose-bisphosphatase — MERELSLELIRVTELAALAASPWMGRGDKHSADGAATEAMRSMFDTVSIRGTVVIGEGEMDEAPMLYIGEQVGSMNGPEVDVAVDPLEGTEIVAKGLNNAMAVLAVAPKGQLLHAPDMYMEKLAVGPALAGKLSLRDPIVTTLEKAALALDKPVSDLTVMILDRERHADTILELRKAGVRIKFLSDGDVAGAMAPSFPEAGIDLYVGSGGAPEGVLAAAALKCLGGEIQGRLMPENEEQYERCISMGLSDPRKILYINDMVGTDDVIFAATGVTPGEFMGGVRYLPDQRAETHSIVMRAKTRTIRYVKSLHYLPNKPLLR; from the coding sequence CTGGAACGCGAATTATCTTTGGAGCTTATACGAGTAACGGAGCTTGCCGCACTTGCGGCTTCTCCATGGATGGGACGCGGCGACAAGCATAGCGCAGACGGTGCGGCAACGGAAGCGATGCGCAGCATGTTCGACACCGTTTCCATTCGTGGAACCGTTGTAATTGGCGAAGGCGAGATGGATGAGGCGCCGATGCTGTATATCGGAGAGCAGGTCGGCAGCATGAATGGTCCTGAGGTTGACGTGGCAGTAGACCCGCTTGAGGGTACTGAGATCGTTGCCAAGGGGCTAAATAATGCTATGGCTGTCCTTGCTGTAGCGCCGAAAGGCCAATTGCTGCATGCCCCTGACATGTATATGGAGAAGCTTGCAGTGGGCCCTGCGCTTGCCGGGAAGCTGTCGCTGCGCGACCCGATTGTGACAACGCTTGAAAAAGCGGCCCTCGCCCTTGATAAGCCAGTATCTGATCTCACCGTCATGATTCTCGATCGAGAGCGTCATGCAGATACCATTCTAGAGCTGCGCAAAGCAGGTGTCCGAATCAAGTTTCTGTCAGACGGAGACGTAGCGGGCGCGATGGCACCTTCCTTCCCAGAAGCGGGCATTGATTTGTATGTAGGCTCTGGCGGTGCGCCTGAAGGTGTGCTGGCAGCTGCTGCACTTAAATGTCTAGGCGGAGAAATTCAAGGACGCCTCATGCCGGAAAATGAAGAGCAGTACGAGCGCTGCATTTCTATGGGGCTGTCCGACCCTCGCAAAATTTTGTATATCAACGATATGGTCGGCACGGATGATGTGATTTTCGCTGCGACTGGCGTTACGCCAGGCGAGTTTATGGGCGGTGTTCGTTATTTGCCCGATCAGCGGGCTGAGACACATTCGATCGTTATGCGGGCCAAAACCCGTACGATTCGTTACGTGAAATCGCTCCATTACTTGCCGAACAAACCGCTGTTGCGATAG
- a CDS encoding ABC transporter substrate-binding protein: MGTFRHQISRLLMAGTLAAAMIIAGCSSSEQEPQASSPASNATAAAETTAEAAAQQQATEAPAQEAQAVTLLTPKAPSLIPALLAADKPADTIALKIETWDTIEQLLARIQNGDAAFIAAPLNVGSNLYAKGLPVQLIQVNTWGSMYLISTDTEKQTLADLAGETVYIPGQGGPPDTLTKYLIKEAALASDIELAYSTIPDMMQQLAAGTIKHAVLPEPVLSGLRIKLEGKLSQVVDYDAAWQKAFGESLPQTGIFVNSEWAKTNKEAIAAFQSQYKTALEEAIQPGADLTAAAEAFGMPEAVLTQAMGKIMLTFKTAAEARQETDRYFDILLKLAPESVGGKLPDDGFYYAP, translated from the coding sequence ATGGGTACATTTCGTCACCAGATCAGCAGACTGCTAATGGCAGGCACACTTGCTGCAGCCATGATTATTGCCGGCTGCTCCAGCAGCGAGCAGGAGCCGCAGGCTTCAAGCCCCGCTTCGAATGCGACGGCAGCAGCAGAGACAACGGCCGAAGCTGCGGCACAGCAGCAGGCCACTGAAGCACCTGCACAGGAAGCGCAAGCTGTCACTTTGCTAACGCCAAAAGCGCCTTCGCTCATTCCGGCACTTCTTGCGGCGGACAAGCCTGCCGATACCATTGCGCTTAAAATCGAAACTTGGGATACGATTGAGCAATTGCTTGCCCGCATCCAAAACGGCGATGCCGCCTTTATTGCAGCACCGCTTAATGTAGGCAGCAATCTTTATGCCAAAGGCTTGCCGGTGCAGCTCATTCAAGTTAATACATGGGGCTCTATGTACCTCATATCGACGGATACGGAAAAACAAACGCTCGCCGATCTCGCAGGCGAAACCGTATATATTCCCGGCCAAGGCGGCCCTCCTGACACCCTGACGAAATATTTGATAAAAGAAGCCGCACTTGCTTCGGACATCGAGCTCGCCTATTCGACAATTCCGGATATGATGCAGCAGCTTGCTGCGGGAACGATCAAGCATGCTGTGCTGCCGGAGCCAGTTCTTAGCGGACTGCGCATAAAGCTGGAAGGCAAGCTGTCCCAAGTGGTCGATTATGATGCAGCGTGGCAAAAAGCATTTGGCGAAAGCTTGCCGCAAACAGGCATATTCGTCAATAGCGAATGGGCCAAAACCAATAAAGAGGCGATTGCCGCTTTCCAAAGCCAGTATAAAACAGCGCTGGAGGAAGCCATTCAGCCAGGAGCGGATCTAACGGCAGCCGCCGAAGCCTTCGGCATGCCGGAAGCTGTGCTGACGCAGGCCATGGGCAAAATCATGCTCACTTTCAAAACCGCCGCAGAGGCAAGGCAAGAGACCGATCGCTACTTTGATATATTGCTGAAACTGGCGCCAGAGTCAGTCGGGGGCAAGCTGCCGGATGATGGCTTCTACTACGCGCCGTAA
- a CDS encoding YycC family protein, whose translation MSQPLQISADTAIKLSKQLGIPIEHLMHMPKHILLQKLGELAKAEAQASAAAANPSEDEASGDKPV comes from the coding sequence ATGTCCCAGCCTTTACAAATTTCAGCGGATACCGCAATCAAGCTGTCTAAGCAGCTCGGCATACCGATTGAACACTTAATGCATATGCCAAAGCACATTTTGCTGCAAAAGCTCGGGGAGCTCGCCAAAGCCGAAGCACAGGCGAGCGCAGCCGCTGCGAACCCTTCTGAAGATGAAGCTTCAGGAGACAAGCCTGTATGA
- a CDS encoding M3 family oligoendopeptidase, producing MSVGHYSLTWNLDSIYAGGAGSEAFAAELAAVQQELSELEELLAAPQEGATYLNKATELVQSVLLRMRQSDSFVACLTAQNMKDKAATALNDRIKTLNAAFQGALTRYDNVLRSVDDASWAAWISEGPAAEIAFSLTERREQAKEKLSPELESLIEDMAVDGYHGWGDLYNLVVSRAKFNDVDADGEKRELSAGQMFNKLSASDRTVRQAAFAEWEREWGEQADLCADALNRISGFRLKLYGKRGWDSALKEPLQMNRMSEKTIGAMWSAINEGKPELVKYMQRKAKLLGVEQMDWHDMYASIGTAEKVVSYDEGAAQILEQFAKFSPELAAFSEKAFVDKWIEVEDRPGKRPGGFCTSLPKSKETRIFMTYSGTASNVSTLAHELGHAYHQHVMNDLPAYSQEYAMNVAETASTFAELIVSDSALKAATDKDEKIALLEEKLSSAVSFFMDIHARFLFETRFYERRAEGMLTVEELNKLMEEAQHEAFCGAFGQVHPLFWASKLHFYFTDVPFYNFPYTFGYLFSAGIYARAVKEGAAFADRYVALLQDTGRMTVEDLAQKHLGVNLEEPDFWREAVALTTADVKLFLEMTEE from the coding sequence ATGTCAGTTGGTCATTATTCATTAACATGGAATTTGGACTCTATTTATGCAGGAGGAGCGGGCTCGGAGGCTTTTGCAGCGGAGCTGGCTGCGGTGCAGCAGGAACTGTCGGAGCTAGAGGAGCTGCTGGCAGCACCGCAGGAGGGAGCTACATATTTAAACAAGGCAACGGAGCTTGTACAGTCGGTTTTGCTGCGGATGCGCCAGTCGGATTCATTCGTAGCTTGCTTGACCGCGCAAAATATGAAGGACAAGGCGGCAACTGCTCTGAATGATCGCATTAAAACATTGAATGCGGCTTTTCAGGGCGCGCTGACGCGCTACGATAATGTGCTGCGGAGTGTGGACGATGCCAGCTGGGCAGCGTGGATCAGCGAAGGGCCAGCGGCTGAGATTGCATTCAGCTTGACGGAGCGCCGCGAGCAGGCGAAGGAGAAGCTGTCTCCGGAGCTGGAGTCTTTAATCGAAGATATGGCGGTGGACGGCTATCATGGCTGGGGAGATTTGTACAATCTCGTCGTATCGCGGGCGAAATTTAATGATGTCGATGCAGATGGCGAGAAGCGCGAGCTTTCGGCAGGACAGATGTTTAATAAGCTGTCAGCTAGCGACCGTACGGTGCGGCAGGCGGCTTTTGCCGAGTGGGAACGGGAATGGGGCGAACAGGCTGATCTGTGCGCAGACGCCTTGAACCGAATATCGGGCTTCCGCCTGAAATTGTATGGCAAGCGCGGCTGGGATTCGGCGCTCAAGGAGCCGCTGCAAATGAACCGGATGAGCGAGAAGACGATCGGGGCCATGTGGTCGGCGATCAATGAGGGCAAGCCGGAGCTGGTCAAATATATGCAGCGCAAAGCGAAGCTGCTTGGTGTCGAGCAGATGGATTGGCACGACATGTATGCGTCCATCGGTACGGCGGAGAAGGTTGTCAGCTACGACGAGGGCGCGGCGCAAATTTTGGAGCAGTTTGCGAAGTTCAGCCCGGAGCTGGCCGCTTTTTCGGAAAAAGCATTTGTAGATAAATGGATCGAGGTTGAGGATCGTCCGGGCAAACGTCCTGGAGGCTTCTGTACTTCTTTGCCGAAAAGCAAAGAGACAAGAATTTTTATGACGTATTCGGGTACAGCATCGAATGTGTCGACACTCGCGCATGAGCTTGGACATGCTTACCATCAGCATGTCATGAATGATTTGCCAGCCTATTCGCAGGAATATGCGATGAATGTGGCAGAAACAGCCTCGACGTTCGCAGAGCTGATCGTATCGGATTCCGCGCTCAAGGCTGCTACGGACAAAGATGAGAAAATCGCTCTGCTGGAAGAAAAATTGAGCAGCGCGGTGTCCTTTTTCATGGATATTCATGCGCGGTTTTTATTCGAGACGCGTTTCTATGAGCGTCGTGCCGAAGGCATGCTGACCGTGGAAGAGCTGAACAAGCTGATGGAGGAAGCGCAGCATGAAGCATTCTGCGGCGCATTCGGACAGGTGCATCCGTTGTTCTGGGCATCGAAGCTGCATTTCTACTTTACGGATGTGCCTTTCTACAACTTCCCGTATACGTTCGGCTACTTGTTCAGCGCGGGCATTTACGCACGGGCAGTGAAGGAAGGAGCAGCTTTTGCTGACCGCTATGTGGCGCTGCTGCAAGATACCGGCCGCATGACAGTTGAGGATTTAGCGCAAAAGCATTTGGGCGTCAACTTGGAGGAACCGGATTTCTGGCGTGAAGCGGTCGCTTTGACGACTGCCGATGTAAAGCTGTTCCTGGAGATGACGGAGGAATAA
- a CDS encoding ABC transporter ATP-binding protein, producing MQFDNIKLSFGGKTIFHDFFLQLGEGKITCLMGASGIGKTSLLRCAAGLEKPEQGRVTRNSNCNCTSTSTSTSTNFSNNISKGNSSSIKHRISCVFQEPRLLPGKTVLDNVLWVLGQSSSKSAKNSIARDRVIELLREAGLASAIHHFPHQLSGGMRQRVSLVRAFAASPEWLLMDEPFQSLDPATRLNMHQLLLNLWEKDKPTVLLVTHDCDEALRLGSRIVLLAGSPASIALDIHEEQQRIKVSDEYQMSITHPVETSLGSAFNEADHKRLKQLIGAET from the coding sequence ATGCAGTTCGACAACATCAAGCTGAGCTTTGGCGGCAAAACGATATTCCATGATTTTTTCTTGCAATTGGGCGAGGGAAAAATCACCTGCCTAATGGGCGCCTCCGGCATTGGCAAAACATCGCTTCTTCGCTGTGCAGCAGGCTTGGAGAAGCCCGAGCAAGGCCGGGTGACTCGCAACAGCAATTGCAATTGCACTAGCACTAGCACTAGCACTAGCACTAATTTCAGCAACAACATCAGTAAAGGCAATAGCAGCAGCATCAAGCATCGCATCAGCTGCGTTTTCCAAGAGCCACGCTTGCTGCCCGGCAAAACCGTGCTGGATAATGTACTGTGGGTGCTGGGCCAAAGCAGCTCCAAGTCTGCAAAAAACAGCATCGCTCGCGATAGGGTCATTGAGCTGCTCCGCGAAGCAGGACTTGCCTCTGCCATCCATCACTTCCCCCACCAGCTCAGTGGCGGCATGCGGCAGCGTGTTTCGCTCGTGCGGGCATTCGCCGCAAGCCCTGAATGGCTGCTGATGGATGAGCCATTTCAAAGTCTTGATCCGGCCACACGGCTAAACATGCATCAGCTGCTGCTTAATCTATGGGAGAAGGACAAGCCTACCGTACTCCTCGTCACCCATGACTGCGATGAAGCATTAAGGCTTGGTTCGAGAATTGTTCTGCTTGCAGGCTCCCCCGCCTCCATAGCTTTGGACATTCATGAAGAGCAGCAGCGGATTAAAGTCAGCGACGAATACCAAATGAGCATCACGCACCCAGTGGAGACCAGCCTTGGGTCCGCTTTTAACGAAGCAGATCATAAGCGGCTAAAACAGCTCATTGGCGCGGAAACTTAA
- a CDS encoding DUF2225 domain-containing protein yields the protein MEPLYETKVQCICCETSFITSRVRPSFKKAVKSDTDFCGYYKADINPDYYVVRVCPTCGYASTENGTERLSDKQKMSYYENIGSRWAAREFSGERTLQQAMATYKLALLSAQSVSESQRVIAGILHHIAWLYRYEGNHAEEQRFLRFALQAYLRVFEGEGAELNGAKLMYLIGELNRRIGERAEAVRWFSRIVNDKRIMDAAMIRASREQWQLIREEQETSRMLEQEPHGELTSA from the coding sequence ATGGAACCGCTATACGAAACGAAAGTACAATGCATTTGCTGTGAGACAAGCTTTATAACCTCGCGCGTGCGTCCTAGTTTTAAGAAAGCGGTGAAGTCAGACACAGACTTCTGCGGATATTATAAAGCGGATATAAATCCCGATTATTATGTCGTTCGCGTATGCCCAACATGCGGCTATGCGTCGACGGAGAATGGAACGGAACGGCTGAGCGATAAACAGAAGATGAGCTATTATGAAAATATTGGCTCGCGCTGGGCTGCACGTGAGTTTAGCGGAGAGCGCACACTTCAACAGGCTATGGCTACGTACAAGCTGGCGCTGTTGTCGGCCCAATCGGTGAGCGAGTCCCAACGTGTTATCGCTGGCATTTTGCATCACATTGCATGGTTGTACCGCTATGAAGGCAACCACGCCGAAGAGCAGCGGTTTCTGAGATTTGCGCTGCAAGCCTATTTAAGAGTTTTTGAAGGGGAAGGCGCGGAGCTTAATGGCGCTAAGCTGATGTATTTGATTGGCGAGCTGAACAGACGCATCGGCGAACGTGCTGAGGCTGTGCGCTGGTTCTCGCGCATCGTGAATGACAAGCGCATTATGGATGCCGCGATGATACGGGCAAGCCGCGAGCAATGGCAGCTCATTCGCGAGGAGCAGGAAACGAGCAGAATGCTGGAGCAAGAGCCGCATGGCGAACTGACATCTGCTTAA
- a CDS encoding helix-turn-helix transcriptional regulator: MDRYGREGERTVIQLSSRQLELIELVKKHAPVTGEQLADYIGVSRPTLRSDFSLLVMLGLLDAKPKVGYFLGNAYLGIDNSETRQRFDHMKVAEIQGVPVNIPDTLSVHDAVITLFTENADTLLIVNEDKKFVGIVTPKDLLKITLGNAGAASIPVSMVMTRFPNIVTLSSDDSVADAIRKMILHQVDCLPVITSVDESGQGPEVTGWVSKSNIIRLMSDIAAAEELGEQGL, encoded by the coding sequence ATAGATAGATATGGTCGAGAGGGGGAGAGAACGGTCATACAGCTATCATCCAGGCAGTTAGAGCTTATTGAGCTGGTAAAGAAGCATGCGCCTGTTACCGGAGAGCAACTTGCAGATTATATAGGCGTGAGTCGTCCTACTCTGCGCTCGGATTTTTCGCTGCTCGTGATGCTGGGGCTTCTTGATGCCAAGCCTAAAGTCGGTTATTTCCTAGGCAATGCTTACCTCGGCATCGACAACTCGGAAACGAGGCAGCGCTTTGATCATATGAAGGTTGCTGAAATACAAGGCGTGCCAGTGAACATACCGGATACCCTTTCCGTTCATGATGCTGTTATCACTTTGTTTACCGAAAATGCGGATACGCTGCTGATTGTTAATGAAGATAAAAAATTTGTCGGCATCGTTACGCCCAAGGACTTGCTGAAAATTACGCTAGGCAATGCGGGAGCTGCATCCATTCCAGTAAGCATGGTCATGACGCGCTTCCCGAATATCGTGACGCTTTCCAGCGATGATTCGGTGGCGGATGCGATTCGCAAAATGATTTTACATCAAGTGGACTGTTTGCCGGTTATTACGTCGGTGGACGAGTCCGGTCAAGGTCCCGAGGTTACCGGTTGGGTGTCCAAATCCAATATAATTCGTCTGATGTCGGACATCGCAGCAGCAGAGGAACTGGGGGAACAGGGTTTATGA
- a CDS encoding ABC transporter permease subunit, producing MMASTTRRNRLQPISTALLLLLAWAGAARLYPPVILPGPVETLQALAALIAEGQLWEPLKRTIARFATGFALAFLLGAGIGAAAGWRESVHAFIRPAISLLQAVPPVSWMLLAIMWFGTNGGAQVLIVMIALMPVFFFNTVEGVRQAPHELLEMAAVYQVSTGKRITGIYMPALKPFWSAAIMVNLGMGWKTVVMAELISGHTGIGASMNTARIYLEMPDVMAWTLVIALLGLSMEQLARKLLHRKGPAGAE from the coding sequence ATGATGGCTTCTACTACGCGCCGTAATCGCTTGCAGCCAATAAGTACTGCGCTGCTTCTGCTGCTGGCTTGGGCGGGAGCGGCGCGTTTGTATCCGCCGGTCATTTTGCCCGGCCCCGTCGAAACGCTGCAAGCATTAGCAGCACTCATTGCCGAAGGTCAGCTGTGGGAGCCGCTTAAGCGTACTATCGCCCGTTTTGCCACAGGCTTCGCTCTCGCCTTCCTGCTTGGAGCCGGTATAGGTGCAGCCGCCGGCTGGCGGGAAAGCGTACATGCGTTTATTCGTCCCGCCATTTCACTGCTTCAGGCGGTGCCACCGGTGTCTTGGATGCTGCTGGCCATCATGTGGTTTGGCACGAACGGTGGTGCGCAGGTGCTCATTGTAATGATAGCGCTTATGCCTGTTTTCTTTTTCAATACGGTAGAAGGGGTTAGACAAGCGCCCCATGAGCTGCTGGAAATGGCCGCCGTGTACCAAGTAAGCACTGGTAAACGGATTACTGGGATTTACATGCCCGCATTAAAGCCCTTCTGGTCAGCAGCTATTATGGTCAATCTAGGTATGGGCTGGAAAACGGTGGTCATGGCGGAGCTTATTAGCGGACATACGGGGATTGGCGCGTCGATGAATACGGCGCGGATTTACTTGGAAATGCCGGACGTTATGGCATGGACGCTCGTCATTGCCCTGCTCGGCCTATCGATGGAGCAGCTCGCACGAAAGCTGCTCCATCGCAAAGGGCCAGCAGGTGCCGAATAA
- a CDS encoding suppressor of fused domain protein, translating to MKIEFLNENERFTFDVRRSILLGAYMAQWGMPEYRVVLSRAESGVYIEMYLFPDRGGVSRFVTIGLSNTFHKSGQPVASEWMLALPSDLGGEKQERIFHYFADLIAHHIEKASSSSVPLVMGSSALAPDNWNAKALLIDELRGESDSLEELKVGDEVFPLLWAVPITEKEAAIILEKGIEDFDEIFEKSDYSIIDPCRP from the coding sequence ATGAAAATCGAATTTTTAAATGAAAATGAGAGGTTTACCTTCGATGTTCGCAGAAGCATTTTGCTTGGCGCGTATATGGCACAGTGGGGCATGCCGGAATATCGGGTAGTGCTGTCTAGGGCGGAGAGCGGCGTCTATATTGAAATGTATCTTTTTCCCGATCGGGGAGGCGTTTCAAGGTTTGTGACGATTGGCTTGTCCAATACGTTTCACAAGTCTGGGCAACCCGTAGCCTCTGAATGGATGCTGGCGCTTCCTTCTGATTTGGGAGGAGAGAAGCAAGAGCGAATCTTTCATTATTTTGCCGATTTAATTGCACACCATATCGAAAAAGCCTCCAGCTCGTCTGTTCCTCTCGTCATGGGCTCAAGTGCTTTAGCACCAGACAACTGGAATGCGAAAGCTTTGTTGATCGATGAGCTGCGCGGCGAAAGCGATAGCTTGGAGGAGCTGAAGGTGGGCGATGAGGTTTTTCCACTCTTATGGGCAGTTCCGATTACCGAAAAAGAAGCGGCGATTATTTTGGAAAAAGGAATTGAGGATTTCGACGAAATCTTTGAAAAGTCTGATTATTCTATAATTGATCCTTGCCGTCCGTAA
- a CDS encoding pyruvate, water dikinase regulatory protein, translating to MTEEIIYVCSDAVGETAEAVAKATLRQFSSEHVKIKRYGHMKTEDEVIQLVAEAARTGGFISYTLVQPELRELMKQEALRWGVRAVDVMGPMMQAYVDTFGSFPKRKPGLLHSMDDEYYRRMEAIEFAVKYDDGKDARGFMQAQVVLIGASRTSKTPLSVFLSHKGIKAANLPLMPEVKPPAELYPLPGRLIVGLTMQPEQLLHIRSERLKTLGLPGSAQYASMERIMEELNHASRVMEELGCPVIDVTSRAIEETAGIIIEMMNS from the coding sequence ATGACAGAAGAAATCATATACGTGTGCTCCGATGCCGTAGGCGAAACAGCTGAGGCAGTGGCGAAAGCAACGCTGCGGCAGTTTTCTTCGGAGCATGTCAAAATTAAGCGTTATGGTCACATGAAGACGGAGGACGAGGTTATTCAGCTTGTTGCCGAGGCAGCACGCACTGGCGGCTTCATCAGCTATACGCTCGTCCAGCCGGAATTGCGCGAGCTTATGAAGCAAGAAGCTTTACGCTGGGGTGTTCGCGCAGTCGATGTGATGGGTCCGATGATGCAAGCCTACGTGGATACCTTTGGCAGCTTTCCCAAACGCAAGCCCGGCTTGCTGCATTCGATGGATGATGAATATTATCGCCGAATGGAAGCGATTGAGTTCGCGGTTAAATATGATGATGGAAAAGATGCGAGAGGTTTTATGCAGGCCCAAGTGGTGCTGATCGGCGCATCGCGGACGTCGAAGACGCCGCTTAGCGTGTTCTTGTCCCACAAAGGCATTAAAGCGGCGAATTTGCCGCTGATGCCAGAGGTAAAGCCGCCAGCTGAGCTGTACCCATTGCCAGGCCGGCTTATTGTTGGCTTGACGATGCAGCCGGAGCAACTGCTGCACATAAGGTCCGAGCGTTTGAAGACGCTAGGCTTGCCGGGTTCGGCCCAATACGCTTCCATGGAACGCATCATGGAGGAGCTTAATCATGCATCGCGCGTTATGGAGGAGCTGGGCTGCCCTGTCATTGATGTGACGAGCCGGGCGATTGAGGAAACGGCTGGCATTATTATAGAAATGATGAACAGCTAG